In Thermoanaerobacterales bacterium, a single window of DNA contains:
- a CDS encoding argininosuccinate synthase, whose protein sequence is MTASLPKVVLAYSGGLDTSIIIPWLKENYGYEVIAVTADLGQGEEVAPVREKALASGASKVYIEDVRREFIEDYLWPLLRSGAVYEGKYLLGTSVARPLIARKLVEVAGAEGAVAVAHGATGKGNDQVRFELTVKALNPDLKIIAPWREWDIRSREDAMAYAAARGIPVPVTRERPYSMDRNIWHLSHEGGALEDPGHEPPDDVYVLCVPPEKAPDVPAYVELEFERGVPVKLDGQELDPVALLERLNELGGANGIGIVDMVENRLVGMKSRGVYETPGGTILVAAHRELELLTLDRATLHFKDSVAVRYAELVYDGLWFTPLREALQAFVDKTQETVTGRVRMKLYKGNCVPAGAWSPYSLYRQDFATFEEDEVYNQKDAEGFINLFGLPLKVRALMLRESKVGK, encoded by the coding sequence GTGACCGCGTCCTTACCTAAAGTCGTCCTGGCCTATTCCGGCGGCCTGGACACATCGATCATCATCCCCTGGCTGAAGGAGAACTACGGCTACGAGGTCATCGCCGTGACGGCCGACCTGGGTCAGGGCGAGGAGGTCGCCCCCGTCCGGGAGAAGGCCCTGGCCAGCGGGGCGAGCAAGGTCTATATCGAGGACGTGCGGCGGGAGTTCATCGAGGATTACCTCTGGCCGCTGCTGCGCTCCGGCGCCGTCTACGAGGGCAAGTACCTGCTGGGGACCTCGGTCGCCCGGCCGCTGATCGCCCGGAAACTGGTCGAGGTCGCCGGGGCCGAGGGGGCCGTCGCCGTCGCCCATGGGGCGACCGGCAAGGGCAACGACCAGGTCCGCTTTGAACTAACCGTCAAGGCCCTGAACCCCGACCTGAAGATCATCGCCCCCTGGCGGGAGTGGGACATCCGTTCCCGCGAGGACGCCATGGCTTACGCCGCCGCCCGCGGCATCCCCGTCCCGGTGACCAGGGAGCGGCCCTACAGCATGGACCGCAACATCTGGCACCTCTCGCACGAGGGCGGCGCACTGGAGGATCCGGGCCACGAGCCGCCGGACGACGTCTACGTCCTGTGCGTGCCGCCCGAGAAGGCGCCCGATGTGCCGGCCTACGTCGAGCTGGAGTTTGAGCGGGGCGTGCCCGTAAAGCTTGACGGGCAGGAGCTGGACCCGGTGGCGCTGCTGGAGCGCCTGAATGAGTTGGGCGGGGCCAACGGCATCGGCATCGTGGACATGGTCGAGAACCGCCTGGTGGGGATGAAGTCCCGCGGCGTCTACGAGACCCCGGGCGGGACGATACTCGTGGCCGCGCACCGCGAGTTGGAACTGCTGACCCTGGACCGGGCGACTTTGCACTTCAAGGACTCCGTTGCCGTCCGGTACGCCGAGCTGGTCTACGACGGCCTGTGGTTCACGCCCCTGCGCGAGGCCCTGCAGGCCTTCGTGGACAAGACCCAGGAGACCGTCACCGGCCGGGTGCGGATGAAGCTTTACAAGGGCAACTGCGTGCCGGCGGGCGCCTGGTCGCCCTACTCCCTGTACCGCCAGGACTTTGCTACCTTTGAGGAGGACGAGGTCTACAACCAGAAGGACGCCGAGGGGTTCATCAACCTCTTCGGCCTGCCGCTCAAAGTACGGGCCCTGATGCTCCGGGAAAGCAAGGTGGGTAAGTAG
- the argH gene encoding argininosuccinate lyase: MADLWGGRFQKGSDPLMEEFHSSLAFDRRLYRQDIRGSMAHARMLGRVGVLTPDEVEAIVRGLAAVQDDIEAGRVAFTSETEDIHSLVERELIARIGEAGKKLHTGRSRNDQVALDVRMYLKDEIREILRLVRGLQAVLLDLAEEHVETVMPGYTHLQRAQPVTFAHHLLAYFEMFDRDAGRLADCCRRTDVMPLGAGALAGTVFPLDREWVAAELGFAAVAENSMDAVADRDFAVEFCAAASLVMVHLSRFAEEIVLWSSQEFSFAEPDDAFATGSSIMPQKKNPDAAELVRGKAGRVFGHLTSLLTLMKGLPLAYNKDMQEDKEALFDAVDTVKKCLAVFGPMVRTLRIDRERMAAAARGGFTNATDLADYLVKKGVPFREAHAVVGRAVVYCLEKGKDLETLTLDEYRAFSPAVNEDVYAAVSLETALRQRSLRGGPAPETVRRAIARARERLAASQG, translated from the coding sequence ATGGCCGACCTGTGGGGCGGGCGTTTCCAGAAGGGCAGCGACCCGCTGATGGAGGAGTTCCACTCCTCCCTTGCGTTTGACCGCCGCCTGTACCGCCAGGACATCCGGGGGAGCATGGCCCACGCCCGGATGCTGGGCCGGGTGGGGGTGCTCACCCCGGACGAGGTCGAGGCCATCGTCCGCGGCCTGGCCGCCGTGCAGGACGACATCGAGGCCGGGCGGGTGGCCTTCACCAGCGAGACCGAGGACATCCACAGCCTGGTGGAGCGGGAACTGATCGCCCGCATCGGCGAGGCGGGCAAAAAGCTGCACACCGGCCGCAGCCGCAACGACCAGGTGGCCCTGGACGTGCGGATGTACCTGAAGGACGAGATCCGGGAGATCCTGCGGCTGGTCCGCGGGCTGCAGGCGGTCCTGCTGGACCTGGCCGAGGAGCATGTCGAGACGGTCATGCCCGGCTACACGCACCTGCAGCGTGCCCAGCCGGTGACCTTCGCCCACCACCTGCTGGCCTACTTCGAGATGTTCGACCGCGACGCCGGGCGGCTGGCCGACTGCTGCCGCCGCACCGACGTCATGCCCCTCGGGGCGGGGGCGCTGGCCGGCACGGTCTTCCCCCTGGACCGGGAGTGGGTCGCCGCGGAGCTGGGCTTCGCCGCCGTCGCCGAGAACAGCATGGACGCCGTCGCCGACCGGGACTTCGCCGTGGAGTTCTGCGCCGCGGCGTCCCTGGTGATGGTGCACCTCAGCCGCTTCGCCGAAGAGATCGTCCTCTGGTCGAGCCAGGAGTTCTCTTTCGCCGAGCCCGACGACGCCTTCGCCACCGGCTCCAGCATCATGCCGCAGAAGAAGAACCCCGACGCGGCCGAGTTGGTGCGCGGCAAGGCCGGGCGCGTCTTCGGGCACCTGACCTCCCTGCTGACCTTGATGAAGGGCCTGCCCCTGGCCTACAACAAGGACATGCAGGAGGACAAGGAGGCCCTCTTCGACGCCGTGGACACGGTGAAGAAGTGCCTGGCCGTCTTCGGCCCCATGGTCCGCACCCTGCGCATCGACCGTGAACGCATGGCCGCCGCCGCCCGGGGCGGTTTCACCAACGCCACCGACCTGGCGGACTACCTGGTGAAAAAGGGCGTGCCCTTCCGCGAGGCGCACGCCGTGGTAGGGCGGGCCGTCGTCTACTGCCTTGAGAAGGGAAAGGACCTTGAAACCCTGACCCTGGACGAGTACCGCGCCTTCTCCCCGGCGGTCAACGAGGACGTCTACGCGGCCGTCAGCCTGGAGACCGCCCTGCGCCAGCGCAGCCTCCGCGGCGGCCCGGCGCCGGAAACCGTTCGGCGGGCAATCGCCCGAGCGCGGGAGCGCCTGGCCGCCTCACAGGGATAG
- a CDS encoding aldehyde ferredoxin oxidoreductase C-terminal domain-containing protein, with protein MSRLLRVNMGDLSVRWEDKPADYALLGGRALTSRLVYDEVPSTAQALGPNNKLVFAPGLLTGTHAPSSGRLSVGAKSPLTGGIKESNAGGITAQKLASLGVAAIIVEGRPAPGTWRVLVVDAKGARLEPADGLNGLGCYELNERLWAKYGDGCGIICIGPAGEQLMALAGVSTNDSENHPGRYAGRGGLGAVMGSKGLKAIVIRSAETFGVKVADAEKFKDAQHRLAKALTTHPVSAQTLPTYGTAALINVLNEAGGLPTRNFSSGRFEGAAGISGETMADTIKARGGKGKTGHACHPGCVIRCSNIYPDEKGEVLCAPIEYESDWALGANMGIDNLDYVAMLNRLCNDVGLDTIETGVTFGVLMEAGVLPFGDGPGAIAMLDKDVRRATPLGRIIGAGSAVAGRVFGVTRVPTVKGQGMPAYDPRAVKGMGVTYATTPMGADHTAGYATAANILKVGGYVDPLKPEGQVPLSRDLQVATAFVDGTGLCLFTAFALLDMPDALAAVCDLVAAKEGVAFSAVDAVAYGQKVLAWERAFNRAAGFAQADDRLPEFMSSEPLPPHNTVFDVPEAELDETFKPFEG; from the coding sequence GTGTCCAGACTGTTGCGGGTAAACATGGGGGACCTCAGTGTACGATGGGAGGATAAGCCTGCCGACTATGCCCTGCTGGGCGGGCGGGCGCTGACCTCGCGTCTGGTGTACGACGAGGTGCCGTCCACGGCCCAAGCGCTGGGACCGAACAACAAGCTGGTGTTCGCCCCGGGCTTACTGACCGGCACGCACGCCCCATCTTCCGGGCGGCTCTCGGTGGGGGCCAAGTCCCCCCTTACCGGGGGCATCAAGGAGTCCAACGCCGGCGGCATCACGGCGCAGAAACTGGCCAGCCTCGGAGTGGCCGCCATCATCGTTGAGGGACGGCCCGCTCCCGGTACCTGGCGCGTGCTGGTCGTGGATGCGAAAGGCGCGCGGTTGGAGCCGGCCGACGGGCTTAACGGGCTCGGCTGCTACGAGCTGAACGAACGGCTGTGGGCGAAGTACGGAGACGGCTGTGGGATCATCTGCATCGGCCCGGCCGGCGAACAACTGATGGCGCTGGCCGGTGTTTCGACCAACGACAGCGAGAATCACCCCGGGCGTTACGCGGGCCGCGGCGGACTGGGCGCCGTGATGGGCTCCAAGGGCCTGAAGGCGATTGTCATCCGTTCCGCCGAGACCTTCGGCGTCAAAGTGGCCGACGCGGAGAAGTTCAAGGACGCCCAGCACCGCCTGGCCAAGGCCCTCACCACCCACCCGGTGTCGGCCCAGACCCTGCCCACCTACGGGACGGCCGCCCTGATTAACGTGCTGAACGAAGCCGGCGGCCTGCCGACCCGCAACTTCAGCTCCGGACGCTTCGAGGGCGCGGCCGGGATCAGCGGCGAGACCATGGCGGATACCATCAAGGCCCGCGGCGGGAAGGGCAAGACGGGCCACGCGTGCCACCCGGGCTGTGTTATCCGCTGCTCCAACATCTACCCGGACGAGAAGGGCGAGGTGCTTTGCGCCCCGATTGAGTACGAGAGCGACTGGGCGCTGGGGGCGAACATGGGCATCGACAACCTGGACTACGTCGCCATGCTCAACCGCCTTTGCAACGACGTCGGCCTGGATACCATTGAGACCGGCGTCACCTTCGGCGTGCTGATGGAGGCCGGGGTGCTGCCTTTCGGCGACGGGCCGGGAGCCATCGCCATGCTTGATAAGGATGTCCGCCGCGCCACCCCGCTGGGGCGGATCATCGGCGCCGGGTCGGCCGTGGCCGGCCGGGTTTTCGGCGTCACCCGCGTCCCGACGGTCAAGGGCCAGGGGATGCCGGCCTACGACCCGCGGGCCGTCAAGGGCATGGGCGTCACCTACGCCACCACCCCGATGGGCGCGGATCACACCGCGGGCTACGCCACGGCGGCCAATATCCTCAAGGTCGGCGGGTACGTCGACCCGTTGAAGCCCGAGGGCCAGGTGCCACTCTCCCGCGACCTGCAGGTGGCGACGGCCTTCGTGGACGGCACCGGCCTGTGCCTCTTCACGGCCTTCGCCCTCTTGGATATGCCGGACGCCCTGGCGGCGGTCTGCGACCTGGTGGCCGCGAAGGAAGGGGTCGCTTTCAGCGCCGTGGACGCCGTGGCTTACGGGCAGAAGGTCCTCGCCTGGGAGCGGGCCTTCAACCGTGCGGCGGGCTTCGCCCAGGCGGATGACCGCCTGCCGGAGTTCATGTCCAGCGAACCGCTGCCGCCGCACAATACCGTCTTCGACGTGCCGGAGGCCGAACTGGACGAAACCTTCAAGCCCTTCGAGGGGTAG
- a CDS encoding MoaD/ThiS family protein, which yields MRIELRVFATLTKYRPDLAGGEPLKIEVPDGSTVEDVLAGIGVPTREVKVVMVNGQQADLRWPLRDGDRVGAFPPVAGG from the coding sequence GTGAGGATCGAGCTTCGTGTCTTTGCCACCCTCACCAAGTACCGCCCGGACCTGGCCGGAGGCGAGCCCCTGAAAATTGAGGTGCCCGACGGGAGCACCGTGGAGGATGTCCTGGCGGGCATCGGCGTGCCCACGCGGGAGGTCAAGGTGGTCATGGTCAATGGGCAGCAGGCCGACCTGCGCTGGCCCCTGCGCGACGGCGACAGGGTCGGCGCCTTCCCGCCGGTGGCCGGGGGATGA
- a CDS encoding HesA/MoeB/ThiF family protein, which translates to MNAVPPRERYARQLILPGWGDEAQERLARGRVLVVGAGGLGSPALTYLAAAGVGTLGIVDPDRVEISNLQRQVIYASADLGLLKCRAAARRIKALNPGIAVGEHPLALTAENADELISGYDVVVDCTDSLSVRFVINDACLRLNRPWVHGAISEFYGQATTFIPGRGPCLRCLYPEGDTPAALPRGVMGPVVGLIGTMQAGEVMKLLTGLGRPLAGRMLVWEALPARFTEFTLRRDPSCPACGLISSMT; encoded by the coding sequence ATGAACGCCGTGCCCCCGCGGGAACGCTACGCGCGACAGTTGATCCTCCCGGGCTGGGGCGACGAGGCCCAGGAACGCCTCGCCCGGGGACGGGTGCTCGTGGTCGGGGCCGGGGGGCTGGGCTCCCCGGCCCTGACCTACCTGGCCGCGGCCGGGGTCGGAACGCTGGGCATCGTCGATCCCGACCGCGTTGAGATCTCCAACCTCCAGCGCCAGGTGATCTATGCCAGCGCCGACCTCGGGCTCTTGAAGTGCCGGGCGGCGGCGCGGCGCATCAAGGCGCTCAACCCGGGGATTGCGGTGGGCGAGCACCCGCTGGCCTTGACGGCGGAAAACGCCGATGAGTTGATCAGCGGGTATGACGTCGTGGTCGATTGCACCGACAGCCTGTCCGTAAGGTTCGTCATTAATGATGCCTGTCTGCGCCTTAACCGCCCGTGGGTGCACGGGGCGATCTCGGAGTTCTACGGGCAGGCGACGACCTTCATCCCGGGACGGGGGCCCTGCCTGCGTTGCCTGTACCCCGAGGGCGACACCCCGGCCGCTCTCCCGCGCGGCGTAATGGGGCCGGTGGTCGGCCTGATCGGTACCATGCAAGCGGGAGAGGTGATGAAGCTCCTGACCGGCCTCGGGCGGCCGCTGGCGGGCCGGATGCTCGTCTGGGAAGCCCTGCCGGCGCGGTTCACGGAGTTCACGTTGCGCCGCGACCCTTCCTGCCCCGCGTGCGGTCTTATTTCATCCATGACTTGA
- a CDS encoding GGDEF domain-containing protein produces the protein MSNISEIMTRELVTVTPNDCVGRVVSLMEQFKIGGMPVLAEGRVVGIVTSRDVRRSHPNRLVADAMNSPVVTVLPTCSLWEADRVLRRYGIERLVVVEKGSLVGLVTKSRLSAELGKHLDSLTGLSRAEFIKRKAQELVGEGKDVTVLFLDLDDFGAIDKELGHVQGDEILRRVADILKRMVRPGADYLGRYAGDEFAVVTTRSLDDAVSLAGRMVSAIGEEQWPQGAKVTGSAGVAGWKRISRHNGGRTVEDLINLASLACTKAKRCGEPVVVAGDGPGFQPQPGLVPG, from the coding sequence ATGTCCAACATCAGTGAAATCATGACCAGAGAATTGGTGACCGTTACACCGAACGACTGTGTCGGCCGCGTAGTCTCCTTGATGGAACAGTTCAAGATAGGCGGGATGCCGGTTCTGGCGGAAGGACGTGTTGTCGGTATCGTCACCTCGCGCGACGTCAGGCGTTCGCATCCTAACCGACTGGTGGCCGATGCCATGAACTCGCCGGTGGTGACCGTATTGCCCACCTGTTCCCTCTGGGAAGCTGATAGAGTCTTGCGACGGTACGGGATTGAACGCCTGGTGGTGGTCGAGAAAGGTTCACTGGTGGGTTTGGTGACAAAGTCCCGGCTTTCCGCTGAACTGGGCAAACACTTAGACAGCCTGACGGGTTTAAGCCGGGCGGAGTTCATAAAGCGGAAGGCACAGGAACTGGTGGGGGAGGGGAAGGATGTCACGGTCCTCTTCCTGGACCTTGACGATTTTGGAGCAATTGACAAAGAACTGGGTCACGTACAGGGCGACGAGATTTTGCGCCGGGTGGCGGATATACTTAAGAGGATGGTAAGACCGGGTGCGGATTATTTAGGCCGGTATGCCGGGGACGAATTTGCGGTCGTTACCACAAGATCCCTGGATGATGCCGTAAGCCTGGCCGGGCGGATGGTCAGTGCAATAGGGGAAGAACAATGGCCTCAAGGGGCAAAAGTAACCGGCTCGGCCGGCGTAGCCGGGTGGAAACGAATCAGCCGGCACAATGGCGGGCGTACGGTGGAGGACCTCATAAACCTGGCCAGCCTTGCCTGTACCAAGGCAAAGAGATGCGGGGAGCCGGTTGTCGTTGCCGGCGATGGCCCGGGCTTTCAACCGCAGCCGGGTCTTGTGCCAGGCTGA
- a CDS encoding FAD-dependent oxidoreductase, with the protein MDGFFDVIVVGGGTAGVTAATTARRHYPEKKVLLIRQEERTLIPCGIPYMFGGLKDPLKNVNPDYVLEKRGIALHIGQVTRIDRAAREVHMASGESVGYGRLVLATGSDPVLPSIPGMDKRNVFWIKKDLPYLQEVLAALDIARRVVIVGGGFVGVELAEEIRKHRDLEVTVVEILPCCLFTSFDEEICIEAEQELAALGVTILTDRKVTEFVGDDWVRGAWLNDGTGLPADVVLVTTGVRPVVSLAQEAGLALGPMGGILVDRTMATSDPDVFACGDCTEKFSFFAGNPVRIRLASVAGMEARVAGANLFARRRTNPGTVGVFSTRIGTKAFGCAGLTERMAQEKGYELLIGEASAPGHHPSALPGTQEMRVKLVFDRYTGTLLGGQVVGDESAGELVNLLSACLLHRMTVTQIASFQMGTHPLLTPAPAAYPLVVAAENAATQQL; encoded by the coding sequence ATGGACGGTTTCTTTGACGTCATCGTCGTCGGCGGGGGCACGGCGGGGGTAACCGCGGCCACGACCGCCCGCCGGCACTACCCGGAAAAGAAAGTGCTGCTCATCAGGCAGGAGGAAAGAACTCTGATCCCGTGCGGCATCCCTTACATGTTCGGGGGTCTCAAGGATCCCCTGAAGAACGTGAACCCCGACTACGTTCTCGAAAAACGGGGTATTGCCCTGCATATCGGGCAGGTGACCCGCATCGACCGCGCCGCCCGGGAGGTCCACATGGCCTCGGGGGAAAGCGTCGGTTACGGCCGCCTGGTACTCGCGACGGGCTCGGACCCCGTCCTGCCGTCCATTCCCGGAATGGATAAGCGAAATGTGTTCTGGATTAAGAAGGATCTTCCGTACCTCCAGGAGGTCCTCGCCGCGCTGGACATAGCCAGGCGGGTGGTTATCGTGGGCGGCGGCTTCGTCGGGGTCGAGCTGGCCGAGGAAATTCGAAAGCACCGGGACCTGGAGGTAACCGTGGTGGAGATCCTTCCCTGCTGCCTTTTCACTTCCTTTGACGAGGAGATCTGCATCGAAGCGGAGCAGGAACTCGCCGCTCTCGGGGTAACCATCCTGACGGACAGGAAGGTAACGGAGTTTGTCGGCGACGACTGGGTGCGGGGCGCATGGCTGAATGACGGTACCGGGCTGCCGGCCGACGTGGTGCTGGTCACCACCGGGGTGCGGCCGGTAGTGTCGTTGGCGCAGGAGGCCGGCCTGGCGCTCGGGCCGATGGGGGGCATCCTGGTCGACCGGACCATGGCGACTTCGGATCCCGACGTTTTCGCCTGCGGCGACTGCACCGAGAAGTTCTCCTTCTTCGCCGGGAACCCCGTGCGCATCCGCCTGGCTTCGGTGGCCGGAATGGAGGCCCGGGTGGCCGGGGCCAACCTCTTCGCCCGGCGCCGGACAAACCCCGGCACCGTCGGCGTTTTCTCCACCAGGATCGGGACCAAGGCCTTCGGCTGCGCCGGCCTGACCGAACGGATGGCCCAGGAAAAAGGTTACGAACTGTTGATCGGGGAGGCCTCGGCCCCCGGTCACCACCCCAGCGCCCTGCCGGGGACACAGGAGATGAGAGTCAAGCTGGTGTTTGACCGTTACACCGGGACCCTGCTGGGCGGGCAGGTCGTGGGGGACGAGAGCGCCGGCGAGCTGGTGAACCTACTCAGCGCCTGCCTGTTGCACCGGATGACAGTCACGCAGATTGCGTCCTTCCAGATGGGGACCCATCCCCTGCTCACCCCCGCCCCCGCCGCGTACCCGCTGGTGGTGGCAGCGGAAAATGCAGCCACGCAACAGCTTTAG
- a CDS encoding AzlD domain-containing protein, with the protein METKLLVILGMAAVTYIPRMLPLALLARVGLPEGFIRWLRFVPVAVLSALLAPELLLRDGQVALNAANTNLLAAVPCFAAAVLSRNMLLTVAVGLAAAILLETLP; encoded by the coding sequence GTGGAAACGAAACTCTTAGTGATCCTCGGCATGGCCGCCGTGACCTACATCCCGCGCATGCTCCCCCTGGCCCTCCTGGCCCGGGTCGGCCTCCCGGAGGGCTTCATCCGCTGGCTGCGCTTCGTCCCCGTGGCCGTCCTGTCGGCGCTGCTGGCGCCCGAGCTTCTGCTCCGGGACGGGCAGGTGGCCCTCAACGCCGCCAACACCAACCTGCTGGCGGCCGTCCCCTGCTTCGCGGCGGCGGTCCTCAGCCGCAACATGCTGCTGACGGTGGCCGTCGGCCTGGCGGCGGCGATTCTCCTGGAAACCTTGCCATAA
- a CDS encoding AzlC family ABC transporter permease → MSSVTVYESGASPARPWSEFSAGARQAVPIFLGYLTLSVAYGVLARDAGLSLLDTMAMSLFVYAGAAQFIAVGMFAVGMDPLTVIFTTFLVNLRHVLMGASLAPFLRGLGFPSLALLATGVTDETFALNSTEYARRRHHHFFMYGAHLTSYSGWVSGSFIGAAGGSLVPGLDRLPLDFALPAMFISLLVLQVRDRLLAAAALLAAAFSVACALLLPGNWNIIVATLLVATLASGWEKWKRNS, encoded by the coding sequence TTGTCTTCGGTAACCGTATACGAGTCGGGCGCATCTCCAGCCCGTCCCTGGAGCGAATTCTCCGCCGGCGCGCGGCAGGCCGTCCCGATCTTCCTCGGCTACCTGACCCTCTCGGTGGCCTACGGGGTGCTGGCCCGGGACGCGGGCTTAAGCCTGTTGGACACGATGGCCATGTCGCTCTTCGTCTACGCCGGGGCGGCACAGTTCATCGCCGTGGGAATGTTCGCCGTAGGGATGGACCCCTTGACGGTCATCTTCACGACCTTCCTCGTCAACCTGCGCCACGTCCTGATGGGCGCCTCCCTGGCCCCCTTCCTGCGCGGCCTCGGTTTCCCCAGCCTGGCGCTCCTGGCGACCGGCGTCACGGACGAGACCTTCGCCCTGAACAGTACGGAGTATGCCCGCCGGCGGCACCACCATTTCTTCATGTACGGCGCTCACCTGACTTCGTACTCAGGCTGGGTCAGCGGCTCCTTCATCGGGGCGGCCGGGGGTTCCCTGGTCCCGGGCTTGGACCGCCTGCCCCTGGACTTCGCCCTCCCGGCGATGTTCATTTCGCTGCTCGTCCTGCAGGTCCGGGACAGGCTGCTGGCGGCGGCGGCCCTGCTGGCCGCGGCCTTCTCCGTCGCCTGCGCCCTGCTCCTGCCGGGCAACTGGAACATCATCGTGGCCACCCTGCTCGTGGCCACGCTCGCCTCGGGGTGGGAAAAGTGGAAACGAAACTCTTAG